A genome region from Bacteroides stercoris ATCC 43183 includes the following:
- a CDS encoding glycosyltransferase: MELSIVIPIYNVEAYIGRCLDSVSKIFGLGLACEVIIVNDGTPDGSMAIVEDYAKKYPHIKIINQDNQGLGEARNVGLRHACGEYVYFLDSDDTIKAENLVTLFRSGYNSLPDVLVGNYSNIVEGENRHYLPAIIEEQSRVYTGEDYFNRYYVKSINILVVQGIYKKSFLLDNNLFFTKGIFFEDVNWMPKMLLHANAIYYKNICIYNYYLRQGSIIRSEYTLKKFHDILFIAEDLLKLSSKKLRRKTQKNIGYLAIVGTSVSIGRILKDNSLTVSDRKSIDRIFGWDTCHYFYIHIYLWFYKAFPVWVQKVLKSKYSN, from the coding sequence ATGGAATTATCTATTGTCATTCCTATATACAATGTAGAGGCATATATAGGCCGATGTTTGGATAGTGTTTCTAAAATTTTTGGCTTGGGTTTAGCTTGTGAGGTAATAATAGTCAATGATGGAACGCCTGATGGAAGTATGGCTATAGTAGAAGACTATGCAAAAAAATATCCTCACATAAAGATTATAAACCAAGATAATCAAGGCCTGGGTGAAGCAAGAAATGTCGGTTTACGGCACGCTTGTGGAGAATATGTTTATTTTTTGGATAGTGATGATACTATTAAAGCTGAGAATTTGGTTACTCTTTTCCGTAGTGGGTACAATTCTCTTCCAGATGTTCTTGTAGGCAATTATTCTAATATTGTAGAGGGCGAAAACAGGCATTATCTACCTGCTATAATCGAGGAGCAAAGTCGTGTTTATACCGGTGAAGATTATTTTAACCGGTATTACGTAAAATCTATCAATATTTTGGTTGTACAAGGTATTTATAAAAAGAGTTTTCTGCTGGATAATAACCTTTTTTTTACAAAAGGTATTTTTTTTGAAGATGTAAATTGGATGCCTAAAATGTTATTGCATGCTAATGCTATATATTATAAAAACATCTGTATTTATAATTACTACTTGAGGCAAGGCTCTATTATTCGTTCGGAATATACGTTGAAGAAATTTCATGATATATTGTTTATAGCGGAGGACTTGTTAAAATTGAGTAGTAAAAAACTTCGTAGGAAGACTCAAAAAAACATAGGATATTTGGCCATTGTCGGGACAAGTGTTTCGATAGGAAGAATTCTAAAAGACAATAGCCTGACTGTTTCTGACAGGAAAAGCATTGATAGAATTTTCGGATGGGATACCTGCCATTATTTTTATATTCATATATATCTGTGGTTTTATAAAGCTTTTCCTGTTTGGGTTCAAAAAGTTCTGAAATCAAAATATAGTAATTAA
- a CDS encoding DUF6564 domain-containing protein — MKALIITVAGTATRFNKDTSRDTLKCLYFQENPRYSLLYQILDKARSLDKYIIVGGYLFEELSAFINCNLQEFKDKIELVYNSHYEDYGSGYSLIKGIEAVPSECDEVIFVEGDLFYDGGSFEQVISSNNNVITANREFITSRKSVVLYVDMNGHIHYLYDTKHLSLEIAEPFQAIYNSAQIWKFLSVERLSGVIRNLIPTQIRGTNLEIIQGYFGSLPLDTMQFVPVDTWYNCNTVSDYNIVYSLIKQHEINK; from the coding sequence ATGAAAGCTTTAATAATAACAGTAGCGGGCACAGCTACCCGATTCAATAAGGATACTTCTCGAGATACCTTGAAGTGTCTTTATTTTCAGGAAAATCCTCGATACTCATTGCTTTATCAGATTTTGGATAAAGCCCGTAGTCTTGACAAATATATAATTGTAGGCGGATATTTGTTTGAAGAACTGTCCGCTTTTATAAATTGTAATTTGCAGGAATTCAAAGATAAGATAGAGTTGGTCTATAATTCTCATTATGAAGATTACGGATCGGGATATAGTTTGATAAAAGGAATAGAGGCTGTTCCATCGGAATGTGATGAAGTAATATTTGTGGAAGGAGATCTGTTTTATGATGGAGGTAGCTTCGAACAGGTTATTTCTTCAAACAACAATGTTATTACAGCTAACCGTGAATTTATTACTTCCCGAAAATCCGTCGTTTTATATGTAGATATGAACGGTCATATACATTATCTTTATGATACCAAGCATTTGTCGTTAGAGATTGCAGAACCGTTTCAAGCCATATATAATTCGGCACAAATCTGGAAGTTCCTTTCTGTCGAGAGATTATCAGGAGTCATAAGAAACCTGATTCCAACCCAAATTCGTGGTACTAATCTTGAAATTATTCAAGGTTATTTTGGAAGTTTACCTTTAGATACTATGCAGTTTGTCCCTGTTGATACATGGTATAATTGTAATACTGTATCTGATTATAATATTGTTTATTCATTAATAAAACAACATGAAATCAATAAATGA
- a CDS encoding glycosyltransferase family 2 protein, protein MHPFFSVIIPCYNSSNLMQRCLASLEKQIFADFEVIFIDDCSTDNTYDFLRTFCEQTKLNTHLIRMEKNGGPGKAREAGVLAAKGAYVTFMDSDDWYEKCFLENIYQKLSTDDYDMIFFDFYRNYKSGKRKHIQCTRFLDEARSIKDYVAIAFDSLCALVVKSDIIKKIKLPSLYNSEDAAAVPLLISLSHKVTYIPTPFYNYLYREQSLSTSQNKRIYQGFVDAFTFIYENVSVEFEEEKTYRGIHLVLYGAVFKAIDAGVNEKVVKDIICSFERKIPQWYENKYIKLLPLRKRCFLYLLRKRRFYMLHLYVTMQRLLLNLK, encoded by the coding sequence ATGCATCCTTTTTTTTCCGTTATAATCCCTTGCTATAACTCTTCCAATTTGATGCAGCGTTGCCTTGCTTCATTGGAAAAGCAAATATTTGCAGACTTTGAGGTTATTTTTATTGACGATTGTTCCACAGACAATACTTATGATTTTTTGCGGACCTTTTGTGAACAGACCAAATTAAATACTCATTTGATACGAATGGAGAAGAATGGTGGTCCGGGTAAGGCAAGAGAAGCGGGAGTTCTTGCCGCTAAAGGAGCATACGTAACATTTATGGATAGTGACGACTGGTATGAAAAATGCTTTTTGGAGAATATTTATCAAAAGCTGTCAACAGATGATTATGATATGATTTTTTTCGACTTTTATCGGAATTATAAAAGTGGTAAAAGGAAGCATATACAGTGTACCCGCTTTTTGGATGAAGCGCGTTCCATTAAAGATTATGTAGCTATAGCTTTTGATTCTTTGTGTGCACTTGTCGTAAAATCGGACATTATAAAGAAAATCAAGTTACCCTCGTTGTATAACTCGGAGGATGCGGCAGCCGTTCCATTATTAATATCTTTATCACATAAGGTTACATATATTCCTACTCCGTTTTATAATTATCTATATCGTGAACAGTCTCTTTCCACTTCTCAAAACAAACGTATTTATCAAGGTTTTGTAGATGCTTTTACTTTCATATATGAAAATGTTTCGGTTGAGTTTGAAGAAGAAAAAACATATAGAGGTATTCATTTGGTTTTATACGGTGCTGTATTTAAGGCAATAGATGCAGGAGTAAATGAAAAAGTTGTTAAGGACATTATATGCAGTTTTGAAAGAAAAATACCTCAGTGGTATGAAAATAAATATATAAAGCTTTTACCATTAAGAAAACGTTGCTTTTTATATTTATTGAGAAAACGCCGTTTTTATATGCTACATCTGTACGTTACAATGCAAAGATTACTTTTAAATTTAAAATAA
- a CDS encoding EpsG family protein yields the protein MFSFLIYNIILLNSIACGYIAEFSNNRSHRILARWLFFFTLFVPAAIRYEVGYDYGNYSEIYNNLVDAYIDEPGFLLLQNSARYLDLETQWIFILTSFVMYFPISFCIGRKSFFLISSFYTLYVYIDSLSFVRQFLAVTFLICALYYYLYSDNKLKTYLYGISSLLFHFSALFALLTYPFKKFKLGKPIYIYGLIFIFYILVVKFNFINVIFTVAMLLIPRYGGYMNTDWNSEVEIGSGLGVLIRLSIPFVIFFFRKKLLEQNPKNLYLILLNLVYVIVNILTIKVQIFGRLNTLFLFVALFNMAALYQLDSKYRKLVVFSLFLLSVFFFERNILNVYPYQTIFGQLLIH from the coding sequence ATGTTTTCATTTTTGATTTATAATATCATATTATTAAATTCTATTGCTTGTGGATATATTGCAGAATTCAGCAACAATAGGAGTCATCGCATATTGGCTCGTTGGTTATTTTTCTTTACTTTATTTGTTCCTGCTGCAATAAGATACGAGGTTGGTTATGATTATGGGAATTATTCAGAAATATACAATAATTTGGTTGATGCCTATATTGATGAACCAGGTTTTTTGTTGTTGCAAAATTCGGCCCGTTATCTTGATTTAGAGACACAATGGATTTTTATATTGACCTCTTTCGTAATGTATTTTCCTATATCTTTTTGTATTGGGAGAAAAAGCTTTTTTCTAATAAGTTCTTTTTATACTCTGTATGTATATATTGATAGTTTATCTTTTGTTCGTCAATTTTTGGCTGTAACATTCTTAATATGTGCGTTATATTATTATTTATATTCAGACAATAAACTTAAGACATATTTATACGGTATCTCATCCTTGTTATTTCATTTCTCTGCGTTATTTGCATTACTCACTTATCCTTTTAAGAAATTCAAACTAGGCAAGCCGATTTATATCTATGGACTGATATTTATTTTTTATATACTTGTTGTTAAATTTAACTTTATTAATGTGATTTTCACAGTTGCAATGCTATTGATACCCCGTTACGGAGGTTATATGAATACAGACTGGAATTCGGAGGTTGAAATAGGCAGTGGCTTGGGAGTCCTAATTCGACTGTCAATACCTTTTGTTATATTCTTTTTCAGAAAGAAACTATTGGAACAGAATCCTAAAAATCTGTATCTTATATTATTAAATTTAGTTTATGTAATTGTCAATATTCTGACTATAAAGGTACAGATCTTCGGACGTTTAAATACTTTATTCCTCTTTGTGGCTTTGTTCAATATGGCAGCTTTGTATCAGTTGGATTCGAAATATAGGAAACTGGTGGTCTTTTCATTATTTTTATTGTCTGTTTTCTTCTTTGAACGAAATATATTGAATGTGTACCCATACCAGACTATTTTCGGACAATTACTTATTCATTAA
- a CDS encoding LicD family protein, with protein MLEPFLSYHRKLVIAEEKVKFLENSDVVFNTVIQLLKKNGIHVWLDFGTLLGAYRDSDFIKNDFDMDFGAFGTDYDKIKTLMQENGFTSVREFFIAGHEYGRELTYRYKDVNFDFFFYYKKDDTDNLYTYTFSCPPNILLEKGIELPAIVAEIKTPCKGFTEMNFKNTIVQIPANTDEYLKANYGEGYMTPDPNFNYVTDSPNLTWYSQEEISAKCIIYN; from the coding sequence ATGCTTGAACCTTTCTTAAGTTATCACCGAAAATTAGTAATAGCTGAAGAGAAGGTAAAGTTCCTTGAAAACTCGGATGTTGTTTTTAATACAGTTATTCAGCTTCTTAAAAAGAATGGAATACATGTTTGGCTTGACTTTGGGACTTTATTGGGGGCTTATCGTGATTCTGACTTTATAAAAAATGATTTTGATATGGATTTTGGAGCATTTGGTACTGATTATGATAAAATAAAAACACTTATGCAGGAAAACGGCTTCACTTCTGTACGAGAATTTTTTATTGCAGGGCATGAATATGGGAGGGAATTGACCTATAGATATAAGGATGTCAATTTTGATTTCTTTTTTTATTATAAAAAAGATGATACAGACAATCTATATACATATACTTTCAGTTGTCCACCAAATATTTTATTGGAAAAAGGTATTGAGTTACCGGCTATTGTGGCAGAGATAAAAACGCCGTGTAAGGGATTTACTGAGATGAATTTTAAAAATACCATTGTGCAAATACCGGCAAATACAGATGAGTACTTGAAGGCTAATTATGGTGAAGGCTATATGACTCCAGATCCTAATTTTAATTATGTAACAGACTCTCCCAATCTAACTTGGTATTCTCAAGAAGAAATATCGGCTAAGTGTATAATATATAATTAA
- a CDS encoding lipopolysaccharide biosynthesis protein, with product MSEGEGRKTASGVLWSAIERFSVQAIQLILSVIIARLVQPSDYGLIAMLSIFMAIAQTFIDCGFSNALIHKQQRTNIDYSTAFYFNVLIGVVVYAILYVSSPFIASFYSEPRLELLTKVISLNLIINSLSIVQITKLTVDMNFKLQAIISLAAVVVSGGVGVYLAYTGYGVWTLVVQTLLNNMLNVVLLWCCVRWFPLLSFSLKSFKELFNFGSKLLLSGLLETIYTNLYTLVIGKKFSADQVGFYNRAFVFSQLPSYNITFIINRVIYPLLCAQQEKPEILKQHYIHYLRLTCLLIFSLMIGLCCLADPIINIVLTDRWSPAAVLLQLLCIAYMWYPVINFNYLVLNAVGRTDYVLKSEVLKKINSVAVLLLTIPLGIKAMCAGIAVSLLFNVFVGMFFTSKVISLSMREQWKELLPVLTISVSMGIFIYGVGLLIDNAYAKVAIEIPIAVLFVLAGLFIFKFRESIILVNYSKKIICYVKSRR from the coding sequence ATGTCAGAGGGAGAGGGAAGGAAAACGGCATCAGGAGTTCTATGGAGTGCAATAGAACGTTTCTCTGTGCAAGCAATCCAATTGATTTTAAGTGTCATCATAGCTCGTTTGGTTCAGCCATCGGATTATGGTTTGATTGCTATGCTTTCTATTTTTATGGCTATAGCTCAGACTTTTATTGATTGTGGCTTTTCTAATGCTTTGATACATAAACAACAACGGACGAATATTGATTATTCTACAGCTTTTTATTTTAATGTTTTAATAGGAGTTGTTGTGTATGCAATATTATATGTAAGTTCCCCTTTTATAGCCTCATTTTATAGTGAGCCAAGGCTTGAATTACTAACTAAAGTTATCAGTTTGAATTTAATAATTAATTCATTATCGATAGTTCAGATTACGAAACTAACGGTAGATATGAATTTTAAATTGCAAGCTATTATTTCTTTGGCAGCTGTTGTTGTAAGTGGTGGAGTTGGTGTTTATTTGGCTTATACAGGTTATGGGGTATGGACTTTAGTGGTTCAAACTTTGCTTAACAATATGCTAAATGTTGTTCTACTATGGTGTTGTGTCAGATGGTTTCCTTTGTTATCTTTTTCTTTGAAATCTTTTAAAGAGTTGTTTAATTTTGGTTCTAAACTATTGCTGTCAGGATTATTGGAAACTATATATACCAATCTGTATACATTGGTTATTGGTAAAAAATTCTCGGCAGACCAGGTCGGCTTTTACAATAGGGCTTTCGTCTTTTCTCAATTACCGTCATATAATATAACTTTCATTATAAATAGGGTTATTTATCCTTTATTGTGTGCTCAGCAGGAAAAACCGGAAATATTGAAGCAACATTACATACATTATTTAAGATTGACTTGCTTGCTGATATTTTCTTTAATGATTGGGTTATGCTGTTTGGCCGACCCGATTATAAATATAGTTTTAACAGATAGGTGGAGTCCTGCTGCTGTGTTATTGCAGTTGTTATGTATTGCCTATATGTGGTATCCTGTGATAAACTTCAACTATTTAGTATTGAATGCAGTAGGACGTACGGATTATGTTTTGAAATCCGAAGTTTTAAAAAAAATCAATTCTGTAGCTGTATTGCTGTTAACCATTCCATTGGGGATAAAAGCTATGTGTGCAGGAATTGCAGTAAGTTTACTTTTCAATGTTTTTGTCGGTATGTTTTTCACCTCTAAGGTTATATCTCTGTCTATGCGAGAACAGTGGAAAGAGTTGCTGCCGGTTTTAACGATTTCAGTATCAATGGGTATATTTATATATGGAGTGGGATTGCTAATAGATAATGCATATGCAAAAGTGGCGATAGAGATTCCTATAGCTGTGCTTTTTGTATTGGCAGGATTATTCATATTTAAATTTAGAGAAAGTATTATATTGGTAAATTACAGCAAAAAAATAATCTGTTATGTCAAAAGTAGAAGATAA
- the aepX gene encoding phosphoenolpyruvate mutase — protein MNKKVYIGMTADIMHPGLIHIINEATKYGDVIVGLLTDKAIAEHKRLPYLTYEQRKEVVENIKGVSEVIPQEEWSYVDNLKRIRPDYIIHGDDWKNGPLREIREQVFEVMNEQGGKVIEIPYTKGINSSSLDKEIKSIGTTPDIRLKTLRRLINAKPIVRILEAHDGLCGLIIENLEIQKGDKREVFDGMWSSSLTDSTSKGKPDIEAVDLTTRLQDLNNILECTTKPIIFDGDTGGKIEHFTFTVRTLERHGISAIIIEDKVGLKKNSLFGTDAIQTQDTIEGFCAKIKAGKEAQVTQDFMIIARIESLIAGKPMSDALERAYAYVEAGADGIMIHSKNKSGEDIKEFCLTFRQRYAHVPIVVVPTTYDHIHESELRKWGVNVVIYANHMLRAAYPAMMRVACTILENGRAQEVRDLCMPIKEILELIPGTK, from the coding sequence ATGAATAAGAAAGTTTATATTGGTATGACCGCTGACATTATGCATCCCGGTCTGATCCATATCATTAATGAAGCCACCAAATATGGCGATGTAATAGTTGGTCTTTTGACAGACAAGGCCATTGCAGAACATAAGCGCCTTCCTTATCTGACATACGAGCAGCGTAAAGAAGTGGTGGAGAATATTAAGGGAGTTTCAGAAGTAATCCCTCAGGAAGAGTGGAGTTATGTTGATAATTTAAAACGTATCAGACCGGACTATATCATTCACGGCGATGATTGGAAAAACGGTCCTTTGCGTGAAATTCGTGAACAGGTATTTGAGGTAATGAATGAGCAAGGAGGAAAGGTGATAGAAATACCATATACGAAAGGTATAAATTCCTCTTCTCTTGATAAAGAGATAAAATCTATTGGAACAACTCCTGATATTCGTTTAAAAACTCTTCGCCGTTTAATAAATGCTAAACCGATTGTTCGTATTCTTGAGGCGCATGATGGTCTTTGCGGACTTATTATTGAGAATCTTGAAATCCAGAAAGGTGATAAACGTGAAGTTTTTGACGGTATGTGGTCCAGCAGTTTGACTGATTCTACCAGTAAAGGTAAACCGGATATTGAGGCCGTTGACCTTACAACTCGTTTGCAGGATTTGAATAATATCCTTGAATGTACTACTAAACCTATCATTTTTGATGGCGATACAGGTGGCAAGATAGAGCATTTTACATTCACAGTTCGTACGCTTGAACGCCATGGTATTTCTGCGATTATTATCGAAGATAAAGTAGGATTGAAAAAAAACTCTCTTTTTGGTACTGATGCAATTCAAACTCAAGATACGATTGAGGGTTTTTGTGCGAAAATAAAAGCAGGTAAGGAAGCGCAGGTTACTCAGGATTTTATGATTATTGCCCGTATTGAAAGCCTTATTGCCGGCAAACCTATGAGTGACGCTTTGGAACGCGCCTATGCTTATGTTGAAGCGGGTGCTGATGGTATTATGATTCATAGTAAAAATAAGTCCGGTGAAGATATCAAGGAATTCTGTCTTACTTTTCGTCAGAGGTATGCCCACGTTCCTATTGTTGTTGTTCCTACTACATATGATCATATTCACGAAAGCGAACTTCGTAAGTGGGGGGTGAATGTGGTAATTTATGCCAATCACATGCTTCGTGCTGCTTATCCGGCCATGATGCGGGTTGCATGTACTATTTTGGAAAACGGACGAGCTCAGGAAGTCCGTGATTTATGCATGCCTATTAAAGAGATTTTGGAATTGATTCCTGGTACTAAATAA
- a CDS encoding NAD-dependent epimerase/dehydratase family protein encodes MKNLYVISGVTGMTGNELARQLLNDGHTVIGFDNFFASSIDAVQDIVNNKNFLFYEYDLNNVEQMSEISRLVGRIQQDYARTIYINCAAVVHTEHFYEVEHTFTTNVVSMRSFLQQAISVHADTYINCSTSEVYSMQSWNECGGVKEDDFLLLATAEHSQRTSYAVGKLLTEFFMKDAVDKGLIKGCSIRFANVYSNHERFAKHIIPHIIDSLSKTGEVILLENSKKNMRSFLHNIDSCRAVLELMASTSALDGTVYNVATDEEVSIIDLVKLIADKLNIAEPIIKFEGYRASDPERRILDTDKIRKRTNWKPVVSLSEGLDMCVQNLSKYR; translated from the coding sequence ATGAAGAATTTATATGTAATAAGCGGCGTTACCGGTATGACCGGTAATGAACTTGCCCGTCAACTTTTGAATGACGGGCATACTGTTATTGGCTTTGACAACTTTTTTGCAAGTTCTATAGATGCTGTGCAAGATATTGTGAACAATAAGAATTTTCTTTTCTATGAGTATGATTTGAATAATGTGGAGCAAATGTCTGAAATATCTCGTTTAGTCGGGAGGATTCAGCAGGATTATGCAAGGACTATATATATTAATTGTGCGGCCGTAGTACATACAGAACATTTTTATGAGGTTGAGCATACATTTACAACAAATGTCGTATCCATGCGCTCTTTTTTGCAACAGGCAATTTCTGTACATGCCGATACTTATATCAATTGTTCTACTTCGGAAGTTTATTCCATGCAATCCTGGAATGAATGCGGTGGAGTAAAGGAAGATGATTTTTTGCTGCTTGCCACAGCTGAGCACAGTCAGAGAACCAGCTATGCCGTAGGGAAATTACTTACCGAATTCTTTATGAAAGATGCGGTGGATAAAGGGCTGATAAAAGGTTGTTCCATTCGTTTTGCCAATGTTTATAGTAATCATGAGCGTTTTGCCAAACACATAATTCCTCATATCATAGATAGTTTATCGAAAACCGGTGAGGTTATATTATTAGAAAATTCAAAAAAGAATATGCGTTCTTTTCTGCATAATATAGATAGCTGTCGTGCAGTTTTAGAGTTGATGGCTTCTACCTCTGCATTGGACGGTACAGTTTATAATGTAGCTACGGATGAAGAAGTTTCAATTATTGATTTAGTGAAGCTGATAGCCGATAAGTTGAATATTGCCGAACCTATAATAAAGTTTGAGGGGTATCGCGCTTCTGATCCGGAACGTAGGATATTGGATACTGATAAAATTCGCAAACGTACAAACTGGAAACCTGTAGTTTCATTATCGGAGGGGTTGGATATGTGTGTACAAAATCTTTCTAAATACAGATGA
- a CDS encoding metallophosphoesterase family protein: protein MNKDKFVILSDIHANLTALKAVLSDIQAQGYLPDAVVILGDIINYGMRPNEVISELEKLSYPVVVNLMGNHEKALLDGDLSHFSTERGKQMLQYTSSILSEASLLYIKENMISTGLHAIECQGKHLLFLHGSINDVFWGKLGPDAFSNIYYRNYDYVFSGHTHLPHNMSCFYPDECPRLRNKKKTVFINPGSVGQPRNQNPCAQYVYFELSTGKVHYNAVKYDVEAEYRLYPDFLDVFYKERLILGV from the coding sequence ATGAATAAAGATAAATTTGTTATATTATCCGATATTCACGCAAATTTAACAGCGCTAAAAGCTGTCTTGTCTGACATTCAAGCACAGGGATATTTGCCGGATGCAGTTGTTATATTAGGGGATATCATTAACTACGGGATGCGTCCCAATGAAGTGATTTCAGAATTAGAGAAACTTTCCTACCCTGTAGTTGTAAATCTGATGGGAAATCACGAAAAGGCTTTGCTTGATGGTGATTTGAGCCATTTTTCTACGGAACGTGGTAAACAAATGCTTCAATATACTTCTTCTATTCTGAGCGAAGCCTCTCTTTTATACATAAAAGAAAATATGATTTCAACAGGATTACATGCAATAGAGTGTCAGGGCAAGCATCTATTGTTTCTTCATGGGAGTATAAATGATGTTTTTTGGGGAAAATTAGGACCTGATGCCTTTTCCAATATTTATTATCGTAATTATGACTATGTTTTTTCGGGGCATACCCATCTTCCTCATAATATGTCATGTTTTTATCCGGATGAATGTCCTCGCTTGCGTAATAAGAAAAAAACAGTTTTCATAAATCCCGGTTCTGTAGGACAACCACGCAATCAAAATCCTTGTGCCCAATATGTTTATTTTGAACTATCGACAGGCAAGGTACATTATAATGCGGTAAAGTACGATGTTGAAGCAGAATATCGACTATATCCGGATTTTTTGGATGTGTTTTATAAGGAACGTTTAATTCTTGGAGTTTAA
- the aepY gene encoding phosphonopyruvate decarboxylase, which yields MLNVEKVFNLFLAHGVDFFTGVPDSLLKNICAYITDHASAGKHIIAANEGTAVGIAAGYYMASGKLPLVYMQNSGLGNTVNPLLSLADEKVYSLPILLMVGWRGEPGTKDEPQHKKQGEVTLDLLEAMKIPYIILDMDEDEALAQIHEVIVSAYEKSVPHAIVVRKDTFDKYKLQKKQNNVYPLSREDALKLVIDHLHETDIVVSTTGKLSRELFEYREVKGHGHSRDFLTVGSMGHSSSIALGIALKHPERKVYCLDGDGAFIMHMGAISNIGSLSPANYYHILFNNGAHESVGGQPTLGFQLDIPAIARACGYRHAFSVTSESEIQEALQHLQLLDGPVLLELKVKIDSRTDLGRPTTTTLENKECFMEFLSHNE from the coding sequence ATGCTGAATGTCGAGAAAGTCTTTAATCTTTTTCTTGCCCACGGTGTAGATTTTTTTACCGGGGTTCCCGATTCTTTGTTGAAGAACATTTGCGCTTATATTACAGATCATGCTTCTGCTGGCAAACATATCATTGCCGCCAATGAAGGTACTGCTGTTGGTATTGCTGCAGGATATTATATGGCTTCCGGTAAACTACCTTTGGTATATATGCAAAACTCAGGTTTGGGTAATACGGTGAATCCGCTATTGTCTCTTGCCGATGAAAAAGTTTACAGTCTTCCTATTTTATTAATGGTTGGCTGGCGCGGTGAGCCTGGAACAAAAGATGAACCTCAGCATAAAAAGCAAGGTGAGGTTACTTTGGATTTATTGGAAGCTATGAAAATTCCCTATATCATTCTTGACATGGATGAAGATGAAGCATTGGCTCAGATTCATGAAGTTATTGTGTCTGCTTATGAGAAATCTGTTCCTCATGCCATAGTGGTCCGTAAAGATACTTTTGATAAATATAAACTTCAGAAAAAGCAGAACAATGTTTATCCTTTATCTCGCGAAGATGCATTGAAGCTGGTTATAGATCATTTACACGAAACAGATATTGTCGTTTCTACTACAGGCAAGCTCTCACGTGAATTGTTTGAATACCGTGAGGTCAAAGGACATGGACACAGTCGTGATTTTCTTACTGTAGGCTCTATGGGACACAGTTCTTCTATCGCTTTGGGAATTGCTTTAAAACATCCCGAGCGTAAAGTTTACTGTCTAGACGGTGATGGTGCTTTTATTATGCATATGGGCGCTATTAGTAATATTGGCAGTCTTTCTCCTGCTAATTATTATCATATTCTTTTTAATAATGGTGCTCACGAATCTGTTGGGGGGCAGCCTACATTGGGTTTCCAACTTGATATTCCTGCAATAGCAAGAGCCTGTGGCTATCGTCATGCATTTTCTGTCACTTCAGAGTCTGAAATACAGGAAGCTTTACAACATTTACAATTGTTAGATGGTCCCGTACTGCTTGAGTTGAAGGTAAAGATTGATTCTCGTACAGATTTAGGTCGTCCTACTACTACCACACTGGAAAACAAGGAATGTTTCATGGAATTCCTCTCGCATAATGAATAA